The following are encoded in a window of Brettanomyces bruxellensis chromosome 9, complete sequence genomic DNA:
- the ARB1 gene encoding ABC transporter ATP-binding protein arb1 (BUSCO:EOG092614E6), producing MPISASKARREAKRAKKAKEGKLKGKKLSKRERQKLETADDVDDVTSKIADMKLQKDKEGLSDRVTTGVLDSLQTSLDVKMSSVSLLFHGKVMIQDSHLELNYGRRYGLVGENGCGKSTFLKAIAAREYPIPEAIDIYLLDEPAEPTEYSALEYVVREGKAELARLEKEVEDIIVEQGPDSEMLDPLYERLDDMDASTFESRAAVMLTGLGFNKETIKKKTKDMSGGWRMRVALAKALFIKPTLLLLDDPTAHLDLEACVWLEEYLKRFDRTLIIISHSQDFLNGVCTNILEMRSKILTMYSGNYDIYIKTREELETNQMKQFKKQQDEIAHIKKFIAHAGTYANLVRQAKSRQKILDKMESDGLIQAVEEDRVFHFRFPDVEKLPPPVLSFDDISFSYDGNPEHNLYENLTFGVDMDSRIALVGPNGVGKSTLLKLMVGKLMPQTGRVSKHTHIKLGVYSQHSADQLDLTMSAVDFVRFKHSEISQDPQYWRGQLGRYGLTGEAQTAKMGTLSEGQKSRVVFALLAMDAPNILLLDEPTNGLDIPTIDSLAEAINAYTGGVVVVSHDFRLINKVAKEILVVEDKTVTKWEGTILDYKKKLAKNVVL from the coding sequence ATGCCTATTTCAGCATCGAAAGCCAgaagagaagcaaaaagagcaaagaAAGCTAAGGAGGGAAAGCtgaagggaaaaaaattgtcgaagagagaaagacaAAAGCTTGAGACGGCcgatgatgttgatgatgtcACTTCAAAGATTGCAGATATGAAGTTGCAAAAGGATAAAGAAGGATTGTCCGATCGTGTGACAACAGGTGTGTTGGATTCTCTTCAAACTTCGTTGGATGTTAAAATGTCTTCTGTGTCATTGCTATTTCACGGTAAAGTTATGATTCAAGATTCTCATCTTGAGCTCAACTATGGCAGAAGATATGGTTTGGTTGGAGAGAACGGATGTGGTAAATCAACTTTTTTGAAGGCCATTGCTGCAAGGGAATACCCTATTCCAGAAGCCatcgatatttatttattggaTGAACCAGCTGAGCCAACCGAGTACTCTGCGCTGGAGTATGTCGTCAGAGAAGGTAAGGCAGAATTGGCAAGATTGGAGAAAGAGGTTGAAGATATTATTGTTGAGCAGGGACCTGATTCCGAGATGTTGGATCCATTGTACGAAAGACTGGATGACATGGATGCATCTACATTTGAGAGTAGAGCAGCAGTGATGTTGACTGGTTTGGGATTTAATAAAGAAACtatcaagaagaagacgaAAGATATGTCTGGTGGATGGAGAATGAGAGTAGCTTTGGCTAAGGCATTATTCATCAAGCCAACCCTTCTACTTTTGGATGATCCTACGGCACACTTGGACTTAGAAGCTTGTGTGTGGTTGGAAGAGTACTTAAAAAGATTTGATAGGACATTGATCATAATTTCGCATTCCCAGGATTTCTTGAACGGTGTGTGCACAAATATCCTTGAAATGAGAAGCAAGATTTTAACTATGTACAGCGGTAACTACGacatttatattaaaaCGAGGGAGGAACTTGAAACAAACCAGATGAAGCAATTCAAGAAGCAGCAAGATGAAATTGCTCATATCAAGAAGTTTATAGCACACGCTGGTACATATGCAAACTTGGTTCGTCAAGCAAAGTCTAGACAAAAGATTTTGGATAAAATGGAGTCTGATGGTCTTATTCAGGCTGTCGAGGAGGACAGAGTGTTCCATTTCAGATTCCCCGATGTCGAAAAACTTCCACCACCTGTTCTTTCATTTGATGACATATCATTTTCGTATGATGGTAACCCGGAGCATAATTTATACGAGAACTTAACATTTGGTGTTGATATGGACTCGAGAATTGCTTTAGTTGGTCCAAATGGTGTCGGTAAATCCACATTGTTGAAACTTATGGTCGGAAAGTTGATGCCACAGACTGGTAGAGTTTCAAAACACACACATATAAAGTTAGGTGTTTACTCGCAGCATTCCGCTGACCAGTTGGATTTAACCATGTCTGCCGTTGACTTTGTTAGGTTCAAGCATTCCGAAATTTCCCAGGATCCTCAATACTGGAGAGGGCAACTTGGAAGATATGGATTAACCGGTGAAGCCCAGACTGCTAAAATGGGTACTCTTTCTGAAGGTCAAAAGTCCAGAGTTGTCTTTGCTTTGTTGGCCATGGATGCTCcaaatattcttcttttagaCGAGCCTACTAATGGATTGGATATTCCAACTATCGATTCTTTAGCTGAGGCTATTAATGCTTACACTGGtggtgttgttgttgtctCCCATGACTTCCGCTTGATTAACAAGGTTGCCAAGGAAATTCTTGTGGTGGAGGACAAGACCGTGACCAAATGGGAAGGAACCATATTGGActacaagaagaaattggCGAAGAACGTTGTGTTGTAA
- a CDS encoding uncharacterized protein (BUSCO:EOG092628HC) gives MTVPQIKWSHLVVDPTEACLNKVLRCGQTFRWKCIDQIWSCSIKNRILLLRQNDKEILYSSIPYLPNTATVLKEYLQLDVNASSLYEVWCSKDKHFLKNSSQFRGIRILCQDPWENLICFICSSNNNVKRISQMCDTLCIHYGNYLGTFQGVDHYTFPTPKVLAMDGTEQKLRDLGFGYRAKFIYETAKICVNKPVIYKTLCSKKLKLASKEKCQEFLLQFPGVGPKVADCVALMSLKKHNVVPIDTHVYQIAKRDYKFRTKSRNKTMTKNVYDEIQNFFIHLWGDYAGWAHSILFAADLRDLDNGVNIKTIKDKQQDVISRSEIRTDPEPKLKKRKIKSESKCEQ, from the coding sequence ATGACTGTGCCACAAATCAAATGGAGTCATCTTGTGGTTGATCCTACTGAGGCTTGTCTTAACAAAGTACTCAGATGTGGACAGACATTTCGATGGAAATGCATAGATCAAATATGGTCTTGCTCCATTAAAAACAGAATTCTGTTACTTAGGCAGAATGATAAGGAGATCTTATATTCGTCGATTCCATATTTACCTAACACGGCCACTGttttgaaagaatattTGCAACTCGACGTTAACGCGTCCTCCTTATACGAAGTATGGTGTTCCAAAGATAAgcatttcttgaaaaattccTCACAGTTTCGGGGAATCAGAATATTGTGTCAGGACCCCTGGGAAAATCtcatttgctttatttgcTCGTCCAACAACAATGTGAAACGGATATCTCAAATGTGTGACACACTTTGCATTCATTATGGAAACTATTTGGGAACGTTTCAGGGTGTTGATCACTACACTTTCCCCACTCCTAAAGTCTTAGCTATGGATGGCACTGAACAGAAACTAAGGGATCTAGGATTTGGATATAGGGCCAAGTTTATATACGAAACGGCAAAAATTTGTGTGAATAAGCCTGTTATATATAAGACGCTTTGTTCGAAAAAACTTAAATTGgcatcaaaagaaaagtgcCAGGAGTTTCTCTTGCAGTTTCCAGGCGTCGGTCCTAAAGTTGCGGATTGTGTTGCATTGATGTCattgaaaaagcataatGTTGTCCCTATTGATACGCATGTGTATCAGATTGCCAAACGAGATTACAAATTTAGGACAAAATCCAGAAATAAAACCATGACCAAAAATGTCTACGACGAGATTcaaaacttcttcattcaTTTATGGGGGGATTATGCAGGATGGGCTCACTCAATTTTGTTTGCAGCGGATCTTCGAGATCTTGATAATGGTGTTAATATAAAAACAATCAAGGATAAACAGCAAGACGTAATTTCGCGATCTGAGATCCGGACAGACCCCGAaccaaaattaaagaaaagaaagataaagagTGAGAGTAAATGCGAACAGtaa